The following proteins are co-located in the Echinicola sp. 20G genome:
- a CDS encoding PadR family transcriptional regulator, with the protein MKASNTQVQMRKGILEFCILHIIARGEVYASDMIEELTEAKLIVVEGTLYPLLNRLKTAALVSYKWVESESGPPRKYYSITQEGSEFLNKLNGTWDDLVKSTTLITSKK; encoded by the coding sequence ATGAAAGCATCAAACACACAGGTACAAATGCGAAAAGGAATCCTGGAATTCTGCATTTTGCACATCATAGCGAGAGGGGAAGTATATGCCTCCGATATGATCGAAGAGCTCACAGAAGCTAAGCTGATTGTGGTGGAAGGCACCTTGTACCCTTTGCTAAACCGGCTAAAAACTGCCGCCTTAGTATCCTATAAATGGGTCGAATCCGAATCCGGTCCGCCAAGAAAGTACTATTCCATCACCCAAGAAGGAAGTGAATTCCTAAACAAGCTGAACGGGACATGGGACGACTTGGTCAAATCCACCACATTAATCACTTCCAAAAAATAA
- a CDS encoding PspC domain-containing protein yields the protein MKKTISINISGILFHIEEDGYDNLKKYLEAINKHFSHYEDNQEIIKDIENRIAEIFLSNLKNNKQVISAENVDKLIEKMGTIADFKAVEEEKEPDAKLHHEEENENGDSEFYKYITPPNQEAGKGYKKLTRLERSKILGGVCAGLAHYLAIDPLWTRLVAILLLFSGEFSLRNFDFFPWDWNISLSLGWWAVLAYIVLWVILPVSYDEPEDKQIKKLYRNPDDRVIGGVSSGLAAYFNIEVLWARLAFVGLIFAGGAGFVIYLILWIITPLAKSITERIKMKGGEITLSNIESTIIENRQIPEMPQPKQHQKAWLAPFRFLGNIINELGKALGPLGKFIIDVIRVAFGLIIFFIGLVITLTPLAFLGAYFEFFTNDSFKYMIDNIPVEMLSELLPVWLALAASVTVLIPGIVITLLGISVLIRRSLIDSRFGLVTFGIWLLSIMVCAFQIPKTIAQFKNEGTYTKESVIDIPESIVVIEASKRESEFNELGLVHVELKGTEDSTLMLEQKFQSQGRSLDDAVNNAKSIQYEYMVADSVISFNRSLEFSSMAKFRGQNLRQTLYIPYNKPFVMDKSLLSIIRNTIYSNGYKLKDVTSNNYWVFNEDGLLCLTCSSEHKTSEADSLSRVQFKDQMFMKE from the coding sequence ATGAAAAAAACTATCAGCATAAATATCAGCGGTATCCTTTTTCATATCGAGGAGGATGGCTACGATAACTTGAAGAAATACCTGGAGGCTATCAACAAGCACTTCTCGCATTATGAGGACAACCAGGAGATCATCAAAGACATTGAAAATAGGATTGCGGAGATATTCCTTAGCAACCTAAAAAACAATAAGCAGGTTATTTCTGCGGAAAACGTGGATAAACTTATTGAAAAGATGGGTACCATTGCCGATTTCAAGGCAGTAGAAGAAGAGAAAGAGCCTGACGCTAAACTGCACCATGAAGAGGAAAACGAAAATGGGGACAGTGAATTCTATAAATACATTACCCCTCCAAACCAAGAAGCTGGCAAAGGCTATAAAAAGCTTACCCGCCTGGAGAGAAGCAAAATCCTTGGCGGTGTCTGTGCCGGTCTGGCCCATTACTTGGCCATCGACCCTTTGTGGACCCGACTGGTAGCGATTCTTCTTCTTTTCAGCGGGGAATTTTCACTTAGGAACTTTGATTTCTTCCCATGGGACTGGAATATTTCCTTGTCCTTAGGCTGGTGGGCCGTGCTTGCCTACATCGTGTTGTGGGTGATTCTTCCGGTATCCTATGATGAGCCTGAAGACAAGCAAATCAAAAAGCTATACCGAAACCCTGATGACAGGGTAATCGGCGGCGTATCCAGTGGCTTAGCCGCCTATTTCAATATAGAAGTGCTTTGGGCCAGACTAGCATTCGTCGGATTGATCTTTGCGGGTGGGGCAGGCTTTGTGATTTACCTGATCCTCTGGATCATCACACCACTGGCCAAGTCCATTACCGAGCGAATCAAAATGAAAGGTGGAGAAATCACCTTGAGCAATATCGAAAGTACCATTATTGAAAACCGCCAGATTCCTGAAATGCCCCAACCCAAGCAGCATCAAAAGGCTTGGTTGGCTCCCTTCAGATTTCTTGGAAATATCATTAATGAGCTGGGAAAGGCCTTAGGCCCACTCGGAAAGTTCATCATTGATGTTATTAGGGTGGCATTTGGACTGATCATATTCTTTATCGGATTGGTCATCACCTTGACACCACTTGCTTTCCTAGGGGCCTATTTCGAATTCTTTACCAATGATAGTTTCAAGTACATGATCGATAATATCCCTGTGGAAATGTTATCCGAGCTACTTCCTGTGTGGCTGGCCCTTGCAGCGAGTGTTACAGTGCTGATTCCGGGAATTGTGATCACCCTATTGGGTATCAGTGTGCTGATCAGAAGAAGCCTGATTGACTCGAGGTTTGGCTTGGTAACTTTCGGGATTTGGTTGCTCAGCATCATGGTTTGTGCGTTCCAGATTCCTAAGACCATTGCCCAATTCAAGAATGAAGGCACTTATACCAAAGAATCTGTCATTGATATACCTGAGAGTATTGTAGTGATAGAAGCCTCAAAAAGAGAAAGTGAATTCAATGAACTAGGTTTAGTACATGTGGAGCTCAAAGGTACGGAAGACAGCACGCTGATGCTGGAACAGAAATTCCAATCCCAAGGTAGAAGCCTGGATGATGCAGTCAACAATGCCAAATCCATCCAATACGAATACATGGTAGCGGATTCTGTCATCTCCTTCAATAGGTCTTTGGAGTTCTCATCCATGGCCAAATTCAGGGGGCAAAACTTAAGACAGACTTTATATATACCTTATAACAAGCCCTTCGTGATGGATAAGTCCTTACTCTCCATCATCAGAAACACCATTTACTCCAATGGCTATAAGTTGAAAGATGTTACCTCCAATAACTATTGGGTGTTCAATGAAGACGGCTTGCTATGCTTGACCTGTAGCAGCGAGCATAAAACTAGTGAGGCTGACAGCCTCTCCAGGGTCCAGTTTAAGGACCAAATGTTCATGAAAGAATAG
- a CDS encoding MBL fold metallo-hydrolase RNA specificity domain-containing protein — protein MDIRVKFLGGAQSVTGSRYLLEIDTTKILVDCGLFQGIKELRKRNWDSFPIDPAEIEMVLLTHAHIDHSGYLPKLVKEGFRGQIILTEPSLDLVKILLTDAGKLQEEEADYAQRKGYSSHEKPEPLYTKEDAETVFDLLHPIQFDEEVSLTDRITLTAYNAGHILGASILKLRVRGEHQTKTIVFSGDLGRYNDPILNPPIGLPKADILFIESTYGDRLHETNAPEELLAKAINDTYQKGGVAVIPSFAVGRTQLILYYLFKLQQKGKIPQIPIYVDSPMAIDVTKLYKDYLKYHRLGPSLQEEHANPFAHKNLHYYQSQESSMSLNNLRGDAIIISASGMATGGRILHHLYNRLPHEQDSIIFVGYQAEGTRGRKILDGEKYSRMYGLDIEVKADIYYINGLSAHADQNELIKWADGIADKPKMTFVVHGEIEAATVFARKLEELFDWNTMVPNYLESVEIFQGI, from the coding sequence ATGGACATCAGGGTTAAATTTTTGGGCGGTGCGCAATCTGTCACCGGATCCCGGTATCTTCTTGAAATCGACACCACGAAGATACTTGTGGATTGCGGCCTATTTCAGGGAATCAAAGAACTCCGAAAGCGCAATTGGGACAGTTTCCCAATCGACCCAGCCGAAATAGAAATGGTCTTGCTTACCCATGCCCATATTGATCATTCTGGTTACTTGCCTAAACTGGTCAAAGAAGGCTTTAGGGGCCAGATTATCCTGACAGAGCCTAGCCTTGATCTGGTAAAAATACTATTGACTGATGCAGGAAAGCTCCAAGAAGAAGAAGCGGATTATGCTCAAAGGAAAGGGTACTCCAGCCATGAAAAACCTGAACCACTGTACACCAAAGAAGATGCAGAAACTGTGTTTGACCTGCTTCACCCTATCCAATTTGATGAGGAAGTCAGTCTAACCGATCGTATCACACTCACCGCTTATAATGCCGGGCATATCTTAGGAGCTTCTATTTTGAAGTTGCGTGTCAGGGGGGAGCATCAAACAAAAACCATTGTTTTCTCTGGGGATCTTGGAAGGTATAATGACCCCATCTTGAACCCTCCTATTGGCTTACCCAAAGCCGATATCTTGTTTATAGAATCTACTTATGGCGACAGGCTCCATGAAACAAATGCTCCAGAAGAATTACTTGCCAAAGCCATCAATGACACTTACCAAAAAGGTGGTGTGGCTGTCATCCCTTCTTTTGCTGTCGGCCGTACCCAGCTGATCCTTTACTACCTTTTCAAGTTGCAGCAAAAAGGTAAAATTCCACAGATTCCCATTTATGTGGACAGCCCAATGGCCATCGATGTGACCAAACTGTATAAAGACTATCTGAAGTATCACCGCTTAGGGCCATCATTGCAGGAAGAACATGCCAATCCTTTTGCCCATAAAAATCTGCATTACTATCAAAGCCAAGAGTCCTCCATGTCCCTAAACAACCTCCGAGGTGATGCAATTATTATCTCCGCCAGTGGTATGGCTACGGGCGGCAGGATTTTACATCACCTTTACAACCGCCTTCCCCATGAACAGGACAGTATCATATTCGTAGGTTACCAGGCAGAAGGTACACGAGGAAGAAAGATTCTGGATGGGGAAAAATATTCCAGAATGTATGGCCTGGACATAGAAGTCAAAGCTGACATTTATTATATCAATGGACTTAGTGCCCATGCCGATCAAAACGAATTGATCAAGTGGGCAGACGGCATTGCAGACAAGCCCAAAATGACCTTTGTCGTACATGGAGAAATAGAAGCAGCAACCGTGTTTGCGCGTAAGCTTGAGGAACTTTTCGACTGGAATACCATGGTCCCCAATTACCTTGAATCAGTAGAAATTTTTCAGGGGATTTGA
- a CDS encoding carboxypeptidase regulatory-like domain-containing protein → MKTHSILKSFTFSFLLLGIALLIYGCKAQRVDTQGIVGQVYWVEGNLMPTITEDNSTVPKKPEREKVKRTIRVYERTHINQATMGDVLFTAIETPMIAEIETEEDGSFIIGLAPGSYSIFTVEEDGYFANIYDLDSYIQPIEVHDGEWTSTEILINYKAVY, encoded by the coding sequence ATGAAAACCCATTCCATTTTGAAGTCATTTACCTTTTCATTTTTATTGCTAGGAATAGCACTCTTGATCTATGGCTGCAAAGCCCAGCGAGTAGACACCCAAGGCATTGTCGGCCAAGTTTACTGGGTGGAAGGTAATTTGATGCCCACCATCACTGAAGATAATTCGACTGTTCCTAAAAAGCCGGAAAGAGAAAAAGTAAAAAGAACCATCAGAGTGTATGAGCGTACCCATATCAATCAAGCCACTATGGGAGATGTGCTTTTTACAGCTATTGAAACTCCTATGATTGCAGAAATAGAAACCGAAGAAGACGGTAGTTTTATCATAGGACTTGCGCCCGGCAGTTACTCAATCTTCACCGTAGAGGAAGACGGTTACTTTGCCAATATCTATGATCTCGATAGTTATATTCAACCTATAGAAGTGCATGATGGAGAATGGACAAGCACCGAAATACTCATCAATTACAAAGCTGTTTACTAA
- a CDS encoding RNA polymerase sigma factor, with product MFIRKTFTTEADIIKGCLQGNRNAQKHLYDQYAGKFLAICRRYIKDRDLAEDVMIEGFMKIFEKLTQYESKGSFEGWMKRIIVTQSLLTLRKNQKLSMEVNLEYHLEAGMPHYEFVDMEANELMEMIQELPVGYKTVFNLYAIEGYSHAEVSDLLGISENTSKSQLSRARALLKEKITQIQSKERSING from the coding sequence ATGTTTATCAGAAAGACTTTTACAACAGAAGCTGACATCATAAAAGGTTGCCTCCAGGGAAATAGAAATGCCCAGAAGCACCTGTATGATCAGTATGCTGGAAAGTTTTTGGCCATCTGCCGCCGATACATTAAGGACCGTGATCTGGCGGAAGATGTCATGATAGAAGGCTTTATGAAGATCTTTGAAAAATTGACTCAGTATGAAAGTAAGGGAAGTTTCGAAGGGTGGATGAAAAGAATCATCGTAACCCAATCACTACTGACCTTGAGAAAAAACCAAAAACTCTCCATGGAGGTCAACTTAGAGTATCACCTGGAAGCTGGCATGCCACATTATGAGTTTGTGGACATGGAAGCCAATGAGTTGATGGAAATGATCCAAGAGTTACCGGTGGGATACAAAACAGTTTTCAACCTCTATGCCATAGAAGGTTACTCCCATGCTGAGGTCAGTGACTTATTGGGGATTTCGGAAAACACTTCCAAATCCCAATTGAGCAGGGCCAGGGCCTTGTTGAAAGAAAAGATCACCCAAATACAATCAAAAGAAAGGAGCATCAATGGATAA
- a CDS encoding outer membrane beta-barrel protein gives MKRYLLAVIFMALIQTAFGYDSTSVAAKDSIIVEYGHSGKIVILVDNKEDFQKLKALDVNQIIRELDLELDEESGELTVVEIKDKDGKGKEIVRVEEGGAETAVSVGRLKVIVDESGPNTQVRIEKRKKVEPPFRTYFNVDLGINNYLREGGGFPTSDDPYAVKGWGSWNVGLNWMASQRLSKGFYWDFGLGVQWYNFKFENRDYQAVRGDESVEFIQRTDVDGFKSKVSASYITAMTLLKLDFGRMNDNGEKGLKIAAGPYFGYRVGGRSKYVYRELDGSGRHKDKLNTGIYLNNVRYGIRGEIGVGRVTFFSTYDLNELFQDEKGPALNPIVFGLVF, from the coding sequence ATGAAAAGATATTTGTTGGCCGTCATTTTTATGGCCTTGATACAGACCGCTTTTGGTTACGACAGCACCTCTGTGGCTGCCAAAGACAGCATCATCGTTGAGTATGGACATTCCGGAAAGATCGTGATCCTTGTCGATAACAAAGAAGACTTCCAAAAGCTTAAAGCACTGGATGTCAATCAGATCATCCGGGAGTTGGACTTGGAGTTGGATGAAGAAAGCGGAGAGCTTACTGTAGTGGAAATCAAAGACAAAGATGGTAAAGGAAAAGAAATCGTTCGCGTAGAAGAAGGAGGAGCAGAAACTGCTGTATCTGTAGGCCGCCTCAAAGTGATCGTCGATGAGTCTGGACCAAACACCCAGGTGCGCATTGAAAAGCGAAAAAAAGTTGAACCTCCTTTCAGAACCTATTTCAATGTAGACCTAGGCATCAACAATTACCTGCGGGAAGGTGGTGGCTTCCCTACCTCAGATGACCCTTATGCCGTGAAAGGTTGGGGAAGCTGGAATGTGGGACTCAACTGGATGGCCAGCCAACGATTATCCAAAGGATTCTATTGGGATTTCGGCCTAGGGGTACAGTGGTACAATTTCAAATTTGAAAACCGGGACTACCAAGCTGTGAGGGGCGATGAAAGTGTAGAATTTATTCAAAGAACGGATGTGGATGGCTTCAAAAGCAAAGTATCTGCATCCTATATCACCGCCATGACGCTCTTAAAACTGGATTTTGGCAGGATGAATGACAATGGTGAAAAAGGGCTTAAAATCGCCGCAGGCCCCTATTTTGGTTACAGAGTGGGTGGAAGGAGCAAATATGTTTACCGTGAACTTGATGGTTCTGGGAGACATAAGGACAAGTTAAACACAGGCATCTACCTCAACAATGTAAGATATGGTATTCGCGGAGAAATTGGCGTTGGCAGGGTAACCTTCTTCTCTACCTACGACCTTAATGAGCTCTTCCAAGATGAAAAAGGTCCTGCATTGAATCCAATTGTTTTTGGACTGGTATTTTAA
- a CDS encoding outer membrane beta-barrel protein: MKKLIYTIGLIFCVSSFSIAQETVGDNNIKKTKEFKLLGSEWKYEKYHDASWSLTTKGTNTDIEISDHKNRRHRSSLHFDLGINSWVNDNSAPTVKAWGSWNVAINYQHQYKISDHFSLIPSLGVSWYNFKLEDKDLIALKTSEGIVFEEYEDGEGTKSKIAASFLNLSFIPTFHSANQRFGIGLGPYMGYRVGGRGKFVYDDEDGKSHKIIENSNMYVNNIRYGGRLTVTVSNVDFYVNYDLNELFQQDKGPEVNALSFGLIL, encoded by the coding sequence ATGAAAAAACTGATTTATACCATAGGGCTGATATTCTGCGTATCTTCTTTTTCCATTGCCCAAGAGACTGTAGGAGATAATAATATTAAAAAGACCAAAGAATTCAAGCTTTTGGGAAGTGAGTGGAAATATGAAAAGTACCATGATGCAAGCTGGAGCCTGACGACAAAAGGCACCAATACTGATATCGAAATCAGTGATCATAAAAACCGTCGGCACAGGTCTTCCCTGCACTTTGACCTAGGGATCAACTCTTGGGTCAATGACAACTCTGCCCCTACTGTTAAAGCATGGGGAAGCTGGAATGTGGCCATCAATTACCAACACCAATATAAGATTTCCGATCACTTCTCTTTGATCCCCAGCTTGGGCGTAAGTTGGTATAATTTCAAATTAGAGGACAAAGATCTTATCGCTCTAAAAACCAGTGAGGGGATCGTTTTTGAAGAATATGAAGATGGCGAAGGCACAAAGTCAAAAATTGCAGCCTCCTTCCTCAATTTAAGTTTCATCCCTACTTTCCACAGCGCTAATCAGCGCTTTGGCATTGGCTTAGGTCCTTATATGGGCTATAGAGTGGGTGGTAGGGGTAAATTCGTTTACGATGACGAAGATGGAAAATCCCATAAAATTATTGAGAATTCAAACATGTATGTCAACAACATCAGGTACGGGGGAAGACTGACTGTAACTGTAAGCAATGTTGACTTTTACGTGAACTATGACCTCAATGAGCTTTTCCAACAAGACAAAGGGCCGGAAGTAAACGCCCTTAGCTTCGGTTTGATTTTATAA
- a CDS encoding DUF4097 family beta strand repeat-containing protein: protein MKTLTNTLRVAFLFLFLGMASSYGQSKIQKSFENISKLEIQGGSIEISYEGNTSQSNIQVEADMGSVENADKNLIFITVGNTLKISYQTPSNSWKSNDKGKKYVHISGPKNIELSASNSSGKLHIKGVSSPSIDLKASSGMILVEDIEGELNLAGSSGKVEARNISGEVNCKMTSGIMELEYIKGNTNLSSSSGKIKAQHISGELNVKITSGSVDLEDISTLGELKLSSGMMSAKKVGFGPNTSFMGSSGAFKIKATAMLDQYNYDMSAGSGMVKVGKMSSSDRLVIDHDADHTIIGKIGSGMISIEEY from the coding sequence ATGAAAACATTGACTAATACCCTAAGGGTGGCTTTCCTCTTTCTTTTTTTAGGAATGGCTTCCTCCTACGGACAATCGAAAATTCAGAAGAGTTTTGAGAACATCAGCAAACTTGAAATTCAAGGTGGTAGCATAGAAATCAGCTATGAAGGTAACACTTCCCAATCCAACATCCAGGTGGAAGCAGATATGGGAAGTGTAGAAAATGCGGATAAGAACCTGATATTTATTACGGTTGGTAACACATTGAAAATATCCTATCAAACTCCATCCAATAGCTGGAAGAGCAATGACAAGGGTAAAAAATATGTACATATTTCCGGTCCTAAAAACATAGAACTGAGCGCAAGCAATTCCTCAGGAAAATTACATATCAAGGGAGTATCCTCACCTAGTATTGACCTAAAGGCCAGCTCGGGAATGATCTTAGTCGAAGATATTGAAGGAGAACTTAACTTGGCGGGTTCTTCTGGTAAGGTTGAAGCCCGCAATATTTCTGGTGAAGTAAACTGTAAAATGACCAGTGGTATTATGGAACTGGAATATATCAAAGGCAATACCAACTTAAGCTCCAGTAGCGGGAAGATCAAAGCCCAACATATTTCCGGAGAACTGAATGTTAAAATCACCTCAGGAAGTGTGGACCTAGAAGACATCTCTACACTGGGAGAGCTAAAGCTTTCTTCAGGAATGATGAGTGCCAAAAAAGTAGGCTTCGGCCCGAACACCTCTTTTATGGGGTCTTCAGGTGCTTTCAAAATCAAAGCTACGGCTATGCTTGACCAATACAATTATGACATGAGTGCAGGAAGCGGAATGGTAAAGGTCGGTAAAATGTCCTCTAGTGACCGCTTGGTAATCGACCACGATGCCGATCATACCATTATTGGAAAGATCGGATCGGGCATGATCTCCATTGAAGAATATTGA
- a CDS encoding ferredoxin--NADP reductase has translation MLFSLFKKNKEEKKRGSQYLSLKVREVVKETPDAVSIYFEQPEPYLEYQPGQFLTLILEVNGKEERRSYSLCTSPYLDPHPGITVKRIDGGVVSNFLNENIKSGKTLEVMKPLGHFTTDFHSKNKNHFIMIAGGSGITPIMGIGKSVLVNEPQSKVTLIYCNRSEDQIIFDQQIQDLTKKYEGRFEVVHILSQPSEEWSGFKGRLNESVIEDVLKSKHYSEAEKEQYFLCGPEGLMEASVEALLKMDVPHDSIHRESFYTSSSDEAEEAAKEKLDSQTALTREVSINLEGETYTFEVPPGKTILEAGLDEGHDMPYSCQSGLCTACRGKLTSGEVSMEQDAGLSENEKKEGYILCCVSHPTSGDVKVDIG, from the coding sequence ATGTTATTTAGCCTATTCAAGAAAAATAAAGAAGAGAAGAAAAGAGGAAGTCAATATTTGTCACTGAAAGTCAGAGAGGTGGTAAAGGAAACTCCTGATGCAGTCAGTATATATTTTGAGCAGCCAGAACCATACTTGGAATATCAGCCTGGTCAATTTTTGACCTTGATATTAGAGGTGAACGGAAAGGAAGAAAGAAGGTCTTACAGCCTGTGTACCTCTCCATATTTAGATCCACATCCTGGTATTACGGTAAAGAGAATTGATGGTGGAGTGGTGTCCAATTTTCTAAATGAAAATATCAAGTCTGGAAAGACCTTAGAGGTGATGAAACCCCTAGGTCACTTTACTACTGATTTCCATTCGAAGAACAAAAATCACTTCATCATGATTGCAGGAGGAAGTGGTATTACACCGATCATGGGGATTGGTAAGTCTGTTTTGGTCAATGAACCACAGTCTAAGGTGACTTTGATTTATTGTAACCGATCGGAGGATCAAATTATCTTTGATCAGCAGATTCAGGATTTGACCAAGAAATATGAAGGTCGATTTGAAGTGGTGCATATTCTTTCGCAGCCATCTGAAGAATGGTCAGGTTTTAAGGGGCGGCTAAATGAAAGCGTGATAGAAGATGTATTGAAGTCAAAACATTATTCAGAAGCCGAAAAGGAACAGTATTTTTTATGTGGTCCAGAAGGATTAATGGAAGCGAGTGTGGAAGCACTGTTGAAAATGGACGTTCCTCATGATTCTATCCATAGGGAGAGCTTCTATACATCCTCCTCTGATGAGGCGGAAGAAGCAGCCAAGGAAAAACTCGATAGTCAAACAGCTTTGACGCGTGAAGTAAGTATCAATCTCGAAGGGGAGACCTATACTTTTGAAGTACCTCCTGGGAAGACCATCCTGGAAGCAGGCTTGGACGAAGGACATGATATGCCTTATAGCTGTCAAAGTGGGCTTTGTACAGCTTGTAGGGGTAAATTGACAAGTGGAGAAGTAAGCATGGAACAAGATGCAGGACTAAGTGAAAACGAAAAGAAAGAAGGTTACATTCTTTGCTGTGTTTCTCACCCAACCTCAGGAGATGTCAAAGTAGATATCGGTTGA
- a CDS encoding DUF4397 domain-containing protein encodes MNWKRTLGLFFLALSPLVITSCLDDEDAADIPPVAYVAYYHGSPETGAVSIYADGRLYNTNNFEYTDFFTYGNYYTGERNLSFKNKNAANSLLDTTVTLNENQPYTFFFIDGEESAMETVIAEDNWDEPSEGKAMIRLVHLSPDAPAVNLVVNDDEAATFSNQEYKNVTDFVEIDAELTSFSITNSTTGEVILTAEDLDLRTQRIYTFIVRGYAAPEETASSIDDLSLQVIRNYPNY; translated from the coding sequence ATGAATTGGAAGAGAACACTTGGACTCTTTTTCCTGGCCCTATCACCTTTAGTGATTACCAGCTGTTTGGATGATGAAGATGCAGCCGATATTCCTCCTGTAGCTTATGTGGCTTACTACCATGGATCACCTGAAACGGGAGCTGTCAGTATCTATGCGGACGGAAGACTGTATAACACCAATAACTTTGAGTATACTGACTTCTTTACTTATGGAAATTATTATACGGGTGAGAGAAACCTTTCTTTCAAAAACAAGAATGCGGCCAATTCATTATTGGACACAACTGTAACGCTTAATGAAAACCAACCGTACACTTTCTTCTTTATTGATGGAGAAGAGTCAGCCATGGAAACGGTCATCGCTGAGGACAACTGGGACGAACCTTCTGAGGGCAAAGCCATGATCAGATTAGTACACTTATCTCCAGATGCTCCAGCAGTAAACCTTGTCGTAAATGATGATGAAGCAGCGACTTTCTCTAATCAGGAATACAAAAATGTTACTGATTTCGTAGAAATAGATGCGGAACTTACTTCCTTTAGCATCACCAATTCAACAACTGGCGAAGTAATCTTGACAGCAGAAGACCTTGACCTTCGCACACAAAGAATCTATACCTTTATTGTACGAGGTTACGCAGCTCCTGAAGAGACCGCTTCTTCAATCGATGACCTAAGCTTGCAAGTCATCAGGAACTATCCGAATTACTAA
- the purB gene encoding adenylosuccinate lyase → MNLNTLTAVSSVDGRYGSKTAPLRAFFSEYALIKYRVRVEVEYFIALCEMPLPQLKGISKDLFPKLRAIVDNFSESDAEAIKEIEKTTNHDVKAVEYFLKNEFDKLGLEAQKEFIHFGLTSQDINNTSTPLMLKEGLAEVILPCLNEVISKLKSQVEEWKDISMLAKTHGQPASPTRLGKEFQVFVTRLENQLALLEQVPHSAKFGGATGNMNAHKVAYPELEWTAFANNFVTQYLGLERSFPTTQIEHYDNLAALFDGLKRINTILLDLSKDVWQYVSMNYFKQKIKAGEIGSSAMPHKVNPIDFENAEGNLGIANALLEHLAAKLPISRLQRDLTDSTVLRVIGVPLAHMLISFESLKKGLGKLELNQAAIEADLEENWAVVAEAIQTVLRREAYPKPYEALKELTRTNSKITEQSIKEFIETLNVSDEIKAELRVISPFNYTGL, encoded by the coding sequence ATGAATTTAAATACGCTGACCGCTGTATCCTCTGTAGATGGAAGGTATGGAAGTAAAACAGCCCCCCTAAGAGCCTTTTTTTCTGAGTATGCCCTAATCAAATATAGAGTACGGGTTGAAGTGGAATATTTCATTGCCTTATGCGAAATGCCTTTACCGCAGTTAAAGGGCATCTCCAAAGACTTATTCCCAAAACTCCGTGCGATAGTAGATAACTTTTCAGAATCAGATGCAGAGGCCATCAAAGAAATAGAAAAGACTACTAACCATGATGTGAAAGCGGTGGAGTATTTTTTGAAAAATGAGTTTGACAAGTTGGGACTGGAAGCCCAGAAAGAATTCATCCATTTCGGGTTGACTTCCCAAGACATCAACAACACTTCTACTCCACTTATGCTGAAAGAAGGTTTGGCAGAGGTTATACTTCCTTGCTTAAACGAAGTTATAAGCAAGCTCAAAAGCCAAGTCGAAGAGTGGAAGGACATCTCCATGCTCGCCAAGACCCACGGACAGCCTGCTTCTCCTACCCGCTTAGGAAAAGAGTTCCAAGTGTTTGTCACGAGACTTGAAAACCAACTTGCCCTTTTGGAGCAAGTTCCCCATTCAGCCAAATTTGGTGGAGCTACCGGAAATATGAACGCCCATAAAGTGGCCTATCCTGAGCTAGAGTGGACTGCTTTCGCCAACAATTTTGTGACGCAATATTTAGGCTTGGAAAGAAGTTTCCCAACCACGCAGATTGAACATTATGACAACCTTGCAGCTCTATTTGATGGTCTAAAGCGCATCAATACCATTTTGTTGGACCTCTCAAAAGACGTTTGGCAATATGTCAGCATGAACTACTTTAAGCAAAAAATCAAAGCAGGTGAAATTGGTTCTTCAGCCATGCCCCATAAGGTCAACCCAATTGACTTTGAAAATGCAGAAGGTAACTTGGGCATTGCCAATGCCTTGTTGGAGCACCTGGCGGCCAAACTCCCGATCAGTAGACTTCAAAGAGACCTTACAGATAGTACGGTATTGCGCGTAATTGGTGTGCCATTGGCCCATATGTTGATTTCATTTGAGTCCTTGAAAAAAGGTTTGGGCAAATTGGAGCTTAACCAAGCGGCGATTGAGGCGGATTTGGAAGAAAACTGGGCTGTAGTGGCAGAAGCCATCCAGACTGTCCTCAGAAGAGAGGCATATCCAAAACCGTATGAAGCATTAAAGGAACTTACCAGAACCAATTCCAAAATCACGGAACAGTCCATAAAGGAATTTATTGAAACCTTAAATGTTTCTGATGAGATCAAAGCAGAGTTGAGGGTGATTTCCCCATTCAACTATACTGGTTTGTAA